In Erpetoichthys calabaricus chromosome 6, fErpCal1.3, whole genome shotgun sequence, one genomic interval encodes:
- the LOC114653892 gene encoding neuropeptides B/W receptor type 1-like: MESLLFNSSVNCNDGGFTKTGEGTNCSIPAPIPNFYIAVPIIYSVICAVGLTGNTAVIYVILRAPKMKTVTNIFILNLAIADELFTLVLPINIADYLLLQWPFGEVMCKLIISIDQYNTFSSIYFLTVMSIDRYLVVVATVKSKKMTYRTYRAAKIVCLCVWIFVTVIILPFTVFGKIHNDQGRMQCVFVFPNPEGFWWKASRIYTLILGFAIPVSTICALYSMMLYKLRRMRLNSNAKALDRAKKKVTLMVLVILAVCLFCWTPYHFSTIVALTTDIQQTPVIIGVSYFITSLSYANSCLNPFLYAFLDDSFRKSFRKLLECRTAS, encoded by the coding sequence ATGGAAAGTCTTTTGTTTAACAGCAGCGTTAACTGCAATGACGGTGGTTTCACGAAAACCGGAGAAGGAACAAACTGCTCAATTCCTGCACCTATACCCAATTTTTACATCGCCGTACCCATCATTTATTCTGTTATATGTGCTGTTGGTTTAACTGGCAACACGGCCGTTATATATGTTATCCTTAGAGCTCCTAAAATGAAGACGGTGACGAATATCTTCATATTAAATTTGGCTATTGCAGATGAACTTTTCACTCTAGTATTGCCTATTAACATCGCTGATTACCTTTTGCTCCAGTGGCCCTTTGGGGAAGTCATGTGCAAACTAATTATCTCTATTGATCAATACAATACCTTCTCCAGTATTTATTTTCTGACAGTGATGAGTATAGACAGATACCTCGTTGTCGTTGCTACGGTAAAATCAAAGAAGATGACTTACCGCACCTACAGAGCTGCCAAAATAGTTTGCCTCTGTGTTTGGATTTTTGTCACAGTCATAATTCTACCCTTTACTGTTTTTGGTAAAATCCACAATGATCAAGGCAGGATGCAATGCGTCTTTGTATTTCCTAATCCGGAGGGCTTCTGGTGGAAAGCGAGTCGCATATATACGCTTATACTGGGCTTTGCTATCCCCGTGTCCACCATTTGCGCTCTCTATTCTATGATGCTCTACAAACTAAGAAGAATGCGCTTGAACAGTAATGCCAAGGCCTTGGACAGAGCCAAAAAGAAAGTTACTCTAATGGTGCTGGTCATTTTGGCGGTCTGCCTATTTTGTTGGACTCCGTACCATTTCAGCACGATCGTGGCCCTGACCACAGACATCCAGCAGACGCCGGTGATAATCGGAGTGTCATATTTTATTACGAGCCTGAGTTACGCCAACAGCTGTCTGAATCCATTTCTGTATGCATTTCTCGATGACAGCTTCAGGAAAAGTTTCAGAAAGCTTCTAGAATGTAGGACTGCTTCGTGA